The Saccharopolyspora gloriosae genome window below encodes:
- a CDS encoding TetR/AcrR family transcriptional regulator, which yields MARTAGSSAIRTRQRVLEAARALFLERGYAGTSIRDIAEHLEMTKAALYYHFPAKEDLLRELVAPVAVELTACVRAAESRAEPRRDLLRRVVDLFDDNRHVLRGTLYDSSARQVLLAEDDLFGGLGALERALAVSGEAADLLLARCALGTIRGAIIPARDVDALALNRPPESGIGPGLSEQDRDLVTAAAWAALTAAGSTAS from the coding sequence ATGGCGAGAACGGCCGGAAGCTCGGCGATCCGCACGCGGCAGCGGGTGCTGGAGGCGGCCCGCGCGTTGTTCCTCGAACGCGGCTACGCGGGAACGTCGATCCGCGACATCGCCGAACACCTGGAGATGACGAAAGCGGCGTTGTACTACCACTTCCCGGCGAAGGAGGACCTGCTGCGCGAGCTGGTCGCCCCGGTCGCGGTGGAACTCACCGCGTGCGTGCGCGCCGCCGAATCCCGCGCCGAGCCGCGGCGCGACCTGCTGCGCCGGGTGGTGGACCTGTTCGACGACAACCGCCACGTCCTGCGCGGCACCCTCTACGATTCGTCGGCCCGGCAGGTCCTGCTGGCGGAGGACGACCTCTTCGGCGGGCTCGGTGCCCTGGAGCGCGCCCTCGCGGTCTCGGGCGAGGCCGCGGATCTGCTGCTGGCCCGGTGTGCGCTGGGCACGATCCGGGGCGCGATCATCCCCGCCCGCGACGTCGACGCGCTGGCGCTGAACCGCCCGCCCGAATCCGGCATCGGCCCGGGATTGTCCGAACAGGACCGCGATCTCGTCACGGCGGCGGCGTGGGCGGCGCTCACCGCGGCGGGCTCGACCGCGAGCTGA
- a CDS encoding (2Fe-2S)-binding protein, with product MGQHTFRLNGETVTVDIEDDVRLLWVLREVLGFYGPKYGCGINVCKACTSHINGKAFNPCSVRVGDITPDDEVTTIEGLPGTVGQDLHPMQEAWLEEDVAQCGYCQPGQIMAAVAKVRQVTEEGRDITDADLDEIRNICRCGTYTRIRKAIKSGAQNM from the coding sequence ATGGGACAGCACACTTTCCGGCTCAACGGCGAGACCGTGACCGTGGACATCGAGGACGACGTGCGGCTGCTGTGGGTGCTGCGCGAAGTGCTCGGCTTCTACGGGCCGAAGTACGGGTGCGGCATCAACGTCTGCAAGGCGTGCACGTCGCACATCAACGGCAAGGCGTTCAACCCCTGCTCGGTGCGGGTCGGCGACATCACGCCGGACGACGAGGTCACCACCATCGAAGGCCTGCCCGGCACCGTCGGCCAGGACCTGCACCCGATGCAGGAGGCGTGGCTGGAGGAGGACGTCGCCCAGTGCGGCTACTGCCAGCCCGGCCAGATCATGGCGGCCGTCGCGAAGGTCCGGCAGGTCACCGAGGAAGGCCGCGACATCACCGACGCGGACCTCGACGAGATCCGCAACATCTGCCGCTGCGGCACCTACACCCGAATCCGCAAGGCCATCAAGTCCGGCGCCCAGAACATGTGA
- a CDS encoding sialidase family protein — protein MRGAKSRTLLLCAALAALVLPVTGAAAAPAATGTPLSDDVGLYPTSVRLQHAGEASGAVLAATVSFGADGGTAPIYESTDEGTTFTEVGRISDPSFATGLCCGSMLELPRQVGDLPEGTLLWTASVGAEEENRRMHLPVFQSRDQGRTWSYLSTCGTASGDKGFWEPELAVDAGGALGCYFADENDQPAHSQVLRRTTSTDGVNWGAPENVVALENPGQRPGMPVIRRLPDDRYYFSYEICGTGDAHDCAAYFRLSEDGSNWGDPADAGTLLTLPDGRFFAHAPKITVVDDGTPDGKVVTVGQELKHPDGTVAEGNGATLFVSDAPGSGENAEILAPVQVPGARNEPCPNYSSALTPLADTSKILEIATDYDDSGKCRAYYATGAL, from the coding sequence ATGCGTGGTGCGAAATCGAGAACGCTGCTGCTGTGCGCGGCGCTGGCGGCGTTGGTGCTCCCCGTCACCGGTGCGGCGGCCGCTCCCGCGGCGACGGGAACTCCGCTGTCCGACGACGTCGGGCTGTACCCGACGTCGGTGCGGCTGCAGCACGCAGGCGAAGCGTCGGGCGCGGTGCTGGCCGCCACCGTGAGCTTCGGCGCGGACGGCGGCACCGCCCCGATCTACGAGAGCACCGACGAAGGCACCACGTTCACCGAGGTCGGGCGGATCAGCGATCCGTCGTTCGCGACCGGGTTGTGCTGCGGCAGCATGCTCGAACTGCCCCGGCAGGTGGGCGACCTGCCGGAAGGAACACTGCTGTGGACGGCGAGCGTCGGCGCCGAGGAGGAGAACCGGCGGATGCACCTGCCGGTGTTCCAGAGCCGCGACCAGGGCCGGACCTGGTCGTACCTGTCGACCTGCGGGACCGCTTCGGGCGACAAGGGATTCTGGGAGCCGGAGCTGGCGGTGGACGCGGGCGGCGCGCTGGGCTGCTACTTCGCCGACGAGAACGACCAGCCCGCGCACAGCCAGGTGCTGCGCCGCACCACGTCCACCGACGGGGTGAACTGGGGAGCGCCGGAGAACGTGGTGGCGCTGGAGAATCCGGGGCAGCGACCGGGAATGCCGGTGATCCGCCGGTTGCCCGACGACCGGTACTACTTCTCCTACGAGATCTGCGGCACCGGCGACGCGCACGACTGCGCCGCGTACTTCCGGCTCTCCGAGGACGGCTCGAACTGGGGCGACCCGGCCGACGCCGGAACGCTGCTCACCCTCCCGGACGGCAGGTTCTTCGCGCACGCGCCGAAGATCACCGTCGTGGACGACGGCACGCCGGACGGGAAGGTGGTGACCGTCGGCCAGGAGCTCAAGCACCCCGACGGCACGGTCGCCGAGGGCAACGGCGCGACCCTGTTCGTCAGCGACGCGCCGGGCTCGGGCGAGAACGCGGAGATCCTCGCGCCGGTCCAGGTCCCGGGCGCCCGCAACGAACCCTGCCCGAACTACAGCTCCGCGCTGACCCCGCTGGCCGATACGTCGAAGATCCTGGAGATCGCCACCGACTACGACGACAGCGGCAAGTGCCGCGCCTACTACGCGACGGGCGCGCTGTGA
- a CDS encoding class I SAM-dependent methyltransferase encodes MPDDERFAKTIDLGRTDFDAVYRGDGLAEVPFEKPPWDIGEPQPQVVRLERDGAFRGRVLDAGCGAGENAIFLAARGYAVTGVDGSPSAIEIARRRASDHGADVTFQVADATRMDGVPQEFDTVLDSALYHCLPEDARAAYSAALHQVTRPGAGLHLLCFADVERRTPFIPAAISQDELRANFGAHWRIAGIEEVDYSAAFDEETAVRTFGEHFASAPPGRITTDDEGRITIPMWHLRAERA; translated from the coding sequence ATGCCGGACGACGAGCGCTTCGCCAAGACGATCGACCTGGGACGAACCGACTTCGACGCCGTGTACCGCGGCGACGGACTGGCCGAAGTCCCCTTCGAGAAACCCCCGTGGGACATCGGTGAGCCGCAGCCGCAGGTGGTGCGGCTGGAACGGGACGGCGCGTTCCGGGGCCGGGTGCTCGACGCCGGCTGCGGAGCGGGCGAGAACGCGATCTTCCTCGCCGCGCGCGGATACGCCGTGACCGGCGTGGACGGCTCCCCGAGCGCGATCGAGATCGCGCGGCGGCGAGCCTCCGACCACGGCGCCGACGTCACCTTCCAGGTCGCCGACGCGACCCGGATGGACGGGGTACCGCAGGAATTCGACACCGTCCTCGACAGCGCGCTCTACCACTGCCTGCCGGAGGACGCGCGGGCCGCGTACTCCGCGGCCCTGCACCAGGTCACGCGGCCCGGCGCCGGGCTGCACCTGCTGTGCTTCGCCGACGTCGAGCGGCGAACGCCGTTCATCCCTGCCGCGATCAGCCAGGACGAGCTCCGCGCGAACTTCGGGGCGCACTGGCGGATCGCCGGCATCGAGGAGGTCGACTACTCCGCGGCGTTCGACGAGGAGACCGCGGTCCGCACCTTCGGGGAGCACTTCGCGAGCGCGCCCCCCGGGCGGATCACCACGGACGACGAAGGCCGCATCACCATCCCTATGTGGCACCTGCGGGCCGAGCGAGCCTGA
- a CDS encoding PucR family transcriptional regulator, with the protein MADGTSTDSSTVDGVEQRMLAGLAHTSLTRLPGLADALVEQTWGDVYTPDGPVGKDDLWRSCRDNIHSILTTLAGSGPSQQDLLRAARATGSRRAQQHCPLDWVLHAWRLGGQVLWTDLASRSGAQSPEELRRLVGAAGELWGVTERFSTEMALSYHTSEQEMLGGVELRHTMILDALLDGRAAEVRAEAEHLLDLGRGRGFVVAVAETSGEHQVSPRGLTQALQRRGLRSAWRLRTGCQVGIIGVDDGRAGEVAAALREHAVARIGVSQELTALMEVGAGYRMAMLAMATLPAHRPGAVALDDCLPDALALSSPQLADRMVAVTFGPVLALPAAEREELLRTTSVWIRSLGSTLRAAKSLYCHRNTVLNRLRRLESLTHLDLSDVTVWPQVLLALSILRREGRLPPELDSA; encoded by the coding sequence ATGGCCGACGGAACCAGCACGGACAGCTCGACGGTCGACGGTGTGGAACAGCGGATGCTCGCCGGTCTGGCGCACACCTCGCTGACCAGGCTGCCCGGACTCGCCGACGCGCTGGTGGAGCAGACCTGGGGCGACGTCTACACGCCCGACGGGCCGGTGGGCAAGGACGACCTGTGGCGGTCCTGCCGGGACAACATCCACAGCATCCTCACCACGCTCGCGGGCTCCGGCCCGTCCCAGCAGGACCTGCTGCGCGCGGCTCGCGCCACGGGTTCGCGCCGGGCGCAGCAGCACTGCCCGCTGGATTGGGTGCTGCACGCCTGGCGGCTCGGCGGCCAAGTGCTGTGGACCGACCTGGCCTCCCGCAGCGGCGCGCAGAGCCCGGAGGAGTTGCGCCGGCTCGTCGGCGCCGCCGGTGAGCTGTGGGGCGTCACGGAGCGGTTCTCCACCGAGATGGCGCTGAGCTACCACACCTCGGAGCAGGAGATGCTCGGCGGCGTCGAGCTCCGGCACACCATGATCCTGGACGCGCTGCTGGACGGCCGGGCCGCCGAGGTCCGCGCCGAGGCGGAGCACCTGCTCGACCTGGGCCGGGGCCGCGGCTTCGTGGTCGCGGTCGCGGAGACCTCGGGCGAGCACCAGGTCTCCCCGCGCGGGCTCACCCAGGCGTTGCAGCGCCGCGGCCTGCGCTCGGCGTGGCGGCTGCGCACCGGGTGCCAGGTCGGCATCATCGGCGTCGACGACGGCCGGGCGGGCGAGGTCGCCGCCGCGCTGCGCGAGCACGCGGTGGCGCGCATCGGCGTCTCGCAGGAGCTCACCGCGCTGATGGAGGTCGGCGCCGGGTACCGGATGGCGATGCTCGCGATGGCCACGCTGCCCGCGCACCGGCCGGGCGCGGTGGCGCTCGACGACTGCCTGCCGGACGCGCTGGCGCTGAGCTCGCCGCAGCTGGCGGACCGGATGGTCGCGGTGACGTTCGGCCCGGTGCTGGCCCTGCCCGCGGCCGAGCGGGAGGAGCTGCTGCGCACCACCTCGGTGTGGATCAGGTCGCTGGGTTCGACGCTGCGCGCCGCGAAATCCCTGTACTGCCACCGGAACACGGTGCTCAACAGGCTGCGCAGGCTGGAGTCGCTGACCCACCTCGACCTCAGCGACGTGACGGTGTGGCCGCAGGTCCTGCTGGCGCTGTCCATCCTCCGCCGCGAAGGCCGCCTGCCCCCGGAACTCGACTCGGCGTGA
- a CDS encoding molybdopterin cofactor-binding domain-containing protein, whose protein sequence is MEQRRSLHPETPDALAGTEPGSAGLGRRRFLGLLLAAPTVAAAAQLGQLADPAAAHAALPEPSDIFDLNDLLTEAALPTSNLISVQVNPDGTASFALPRVESGQGITTMVAMIIAEELDLPVEKVDVTLADARPELMFNQFTGGSNTAISIYTPVRVAAAIARGRLLQAASAQLGEPVSLLTSKLGVITSVAGTQLPYGELAEKAASDVTKQVEAVLKPESEFRVLGKPQNRLDARDAVTGRKQFSMDLDVPDALPTMVCRPPTIKGTPESVANLDAVRDMPGITDVAVISTGVAVRGRTFGQCIDAVNALEVAWGPGSVDGESDETVLEKIKAAEIPLVVPDVGETVEGEFTFHFRNNAALEPNTAVADVRDDGVEIWSCLQSPILCKQEVAAKLGIPQELVTVHVQQGGGAFGRRMFNDVVLEAVEISKAMGKRVKLMWHRTDECRQGRTHPMCTSRIRAGYTGDKVLTFEQRHTSVATDYTMGFAEAITSLAARLPPLGLGNFAGFSLPVFELTVGVPYKFGVTTQLLNEIMQYDTFPTGSNRNLFNPDVRTAQELIVDQLAAKLGKDRYEFRRSFLDDERLIAVLDKVAEVGQWGRSTEPGIAQGLAVHKEYKGASATLVEIDCRPETVNREIRNAVTGPRVTKVVLAVDTGLALNPRGLEAQMQGGISDGIAQALTSSLHLKDGTFLEGSWDDYFYTRQWNAPPEVEIIIMPPTTGKPGGAGEFAVPSAMAATACAYGAATGTMPTSFPINHGELSFTPKPTVPPLPQSPTNGLDFAY, encoded by the coding sequence ATGGAACAGCGCCGTTCGCTCCACCCCGAGACCCCGGACGCACTCGCCGGAACCGAGCCCGGCTCGGCGGGGCTGGGCCGCCGCCGATTCCTCGGCCTGCTGCTCGCGGCACCCACCGTGGCCGCCGCCGCGCAGCTCGGGCAGCTCGCCGACCCGGCCGCCGCGCACGCGGCGCTGCCGGAACCGTCGGACATCTTCGACCTCAACGACCTGCTGACCGAGGCGGCTTTGCCGACGTCGAACCTCATCTCGGTGCAGGTCAACCCCGACGGCACCGCGTCGTTCGCGCTGCCCAGGGTCGAAAGCGGTCAGGGCATCACCACGATGGTCGCGATGATCATCGCGGAGGAGCTGGACCTGCCGGTCGAGAAGGTCGACGTGACGCTCGCCGACGCGCGCCCGGAGCTGATGTTCAACCAGTTCACCGGCGGTTCGAACACCGCGATCTCGATCTACACCCCGGTCCGGGTCGCGGCGGCCATCGCGCGCGGACGGCTGCTGCAGGCCGCGTCCGCCCAACTCGGCGAACCCGTGTCGCTGCTGACCAGCAAGCTCGGCGTGATCACCTCCGTCGCCGGGACCCAGCTGCCCTACGGGGAACTCGCGGAGAAGGCCGCCAGCGACGTCACCAAGCAGGTCGAGGCGGTGCTCAAGCCGGAATCGGAGTTCCGCGTCCTCGGCAAACCGCAGAACCGGCTCGACGCCCGCGACGCGGTCACCGGGCGCAAGCAGTTCAGCATGGACCTCGACGTGCCGGACGCGCTGCCGACGATGGTGTGCCGGCCGCCGACCATCAAGGGCACGCCGGAATCCGTCGCGAACCTCGACGCCGTCCGGGACATGCCGGGCATCACCGACGTCGCCGTCATCTCCACCGGCGTCGCCGTGCGCGGGCGCACCTTCGGCCAGTGCATCGACGCGGTGAACGCGCTGGAGGTCGCGTGGGGGCCGGGCAGCGTCGACGGCGAATCCGACGAGACGGTGCTGGAGAAGATCAAGGCCGCCGAGATCCCGCTGGTCGTGCCGGACGTGGGCGAGACCGTGGAGGGCGAGTTCACCTTCCACTTCCGCAACAACGCCGCGCTGGAACCGAACACCGCCGTCGCCGACGTGCGCGACGACGGCGTCGAGATCTGGTCCTGCCTGCAATCGCCGATCCTGTGCAAGCAGGAGGTCGCCGCGAAGCTCGGCATCCCGCAGGAACTGGTCACGGTGCACGTCCAGCAGGGCGGCGGCGCGTTCGGGCGGCGCATGTTCAACGACGTCGTGCTGGAGGCCGTGGAGATCTCGAAGGCCATGGGCAAGCGCGTCAAGCTCATGTGGCACCGCACCGACGAATGCCGCCAGGGCCGCACGCACCCGATGTGCACCTCCCGGATCCGCGCCGGCTACACCGGCGACAAGGTGCTCACCTTCGAGCAGCGCCACACCAGCGTCGCCACCGACTACACGATGGGCTTCGCCGAGGCGATCACCTCGCTGGCCGCGCGGCTGCCCCCGCTGGGGCTGGGCAACTTCGCCGGGTTCTCGCTGCCCGTGTTCGAGCTGACCGTCGGCGTGCCCTACAAGTTCGGCGTCACGACGCAGCTGCTCAACGAGATCATGCAGTACGACACGTTCCCGACCGGCAGCAACCGCAACCTGTTCAACCCGGACGTGCGCACCGCGCAGGAGCTCATCGTCGATCAGCTCGCGGCGAAGCTCGGCAAGGACCGCTACGAGTTCCGCCGCTCCTTCCTCGACGACGAACGGCTGATCGCGGTGCTGGACAAGGTCGCCGAAGTCGGGCAGTGGGGCCGCAGCACCGAACCGGGTATCGCGCAGGGACTCGCCGTGCACAAGGAGTACAAGGGCGCGTCCGCGACGCTCGTGGAGATCGACTGCCGCCCGGAGACGGTGAACCGCGAGATCCGCAACGCCGTCACCGGTCCGCGGGTCACCAAGGTGGTGCTGGCCGTGGACACCGGGCTCGCGCTGAACCCGCGCGGACTGGAAGCGCAGATGCAGGGCGGCATCTCCGACGGCATCGCGCAGGCGCTCACCTCCAGCCTGCACCTCAAGGACGGCACGTTCCTCGAAGGCAGCTGGGACGACTACTTCTACACCCGGCAGTGGAACGCGCCGCCGGAGGTCGAGATCATCATCATGCCGCCGACGACGGGGAAACCCGGTGGCGCCGGGGAATTCGCGGTGCCCTCGGCGATGGCCGCGACGGCCTGCGCCTACGGCGCCGCGACCGGGACCATGCCCACGAGCTTCCCGATCAATCACGGGGAGTTGAGCTTCACCCCGAAGCCCACCGTTCCGCCGCTGCCGCAGTCGCCCACCAACGGCCTCGACTTCGCGTACTGA